One part of the Anaeromyxobacter sp. Fw109-5 genome encodes these proteins:
- a CDS encoding type IV pilus twitching motility protein PilT: protein MEGQGPLSEEMFHSFLQLAVKRQASDVHFEVGYPPTYRVFGELLAAKYPALTHADTEAIANFVLQAPGSGFAPLDFREVDRSYSLPGVSRFRASIFKQRGSWGAVMRTIPFQIPDFETLNLPPVVRTIAEARRGLVCVTGATGNGKSTTIAALINYIIQQERLHVVAVEDPIEFIFPGGKGLVIQREVGSDTASYTDALRAALRQDPDIIMVGELRDREAADICLKAAETGHLVITSLHTPDVPRAIGRLVGLFPAEEQDTVRARLADNLQAVVALRLLMRADAAGLMPAVEALLATSTVRELIRDGSKVNELKTYMETAGSDLGMNSFDQYLYRLHESKHISLDTALANATNRADLERRILMETGGRTA, encoded by the coding sequence ATGGAAGGCCAGGGCCCGCTCAGCGAGGAGATGTTCCATTCGTTCCTGCAGCTCGCGGTGAAGCGGCAGGCGAGCGACGTGCACTTCGAGGTCGGCTACCCTCCGACGTACCGGGTGTTCGGCGAGCTGCTCGCCGCCAAGTACCCGGCGCTCACCCACGCGGACACGGAGGCCATCGCGAACTTCGTCCTGCAGGCGCCCGGCTCCGGCTTCGCGCCGCTCGACTTCCGCGAGGTGGATCGCAGCTACTCGCTGCCCGGGGTCTCGCGCTTCCGCGCCTCCATCTTCAAGCAGCGGGGCAGCTGGGGCGCGGTGATGCGCACCATCCCCTTCCAGATCCCAGACTTCGAGACGCTGAACCTGCCGCCGGTGGTCCGCACGATCGCGGAGGCGCGGCGGGGCCTCGTGTGCGTCACCGGCGCGACCGGGAACGGGAAGTCCACCACCATCGCCGCGCTCATCAACTACATCATCCAGCAGGAGCGTCTGCACGTCGTCGCGGTGGAGGATCCGATCGAGTTCATCTTCCCGGGCGGGAAGGGGCTCGTCATCCAGCGTGAGGTGGGGTCGGACACGGCGAGCTACACCGACGCGCTGCGCGCGGCGCTGCGGCAGGACCCGGACATCATCATGGTGGGCGAGCTGCGCGACCGCGAGGCGGCCGACATCTGCCTCAAGGCCGCCGAGACGGGGCACCTCGTCATCACCTCGCTCCACACGCCCGACGTGCCCCGCGCCATCGGCCGCCTCGTCGGGCTGTTCCCCGCCGAGGAGCAGGACACGGTCCGCGCCCGGCTGGCGGACAACCTCCAGGCCGTCGTCGCGCTGCGGCTCCTCATGCGCGCCGACGCGGCCGGGCTCATGCCCGCGGTGGAGGCGCTCCTCGCGACGAGCACCGTGCGCGAGCTGATCCGCGACGGCTCGAAGGTCAACGAGCTCAAGACCTACATGGAGACGGCCGGCTCCGATCTGGGGATGAACAGCTTCGACCAGTACCTGTACCGGCTGCACGAGTCGAAGCACATCTCCCTCGACACAGCGCTCGCCAACGCCACGAACCGCGCCGACCTCGAGCGCCGCATCCTGATGGAGACGGGGGGCCGCACCGCGTGA
- a CDS encoding PilZ domain-containing protein: MTLAAPAASRVLVVGSDADVSIALHLHLERAGYAIHCMPGPTELEAIVRAVAPHVLVLLLPAAPDGSWGPALTTAANAARVGVRVVMVAPSREVVEPLAAVAGAERALARAEVLSRPLVVVERTIGVAPPGALGTAPPPPRPAPAAAALAAPSPQSLLDAGGPLAAPRQRTKPVDLMALIDEELVDEPRSRPLPTRVEVTVSLVSEHNFYVGPTRRVDSGGVFIATALPPAVGTRLQVRLGLADGRKIDLEGEVAFVREKSATIGRQPTGCGVKLLGLPGWAVDAIDRFVLARQPIVYAPQ, encoded by the coding sequence GTGACCCTGGCCGCGCCAGCGGCGTCGCGCGTCCTCGTGGTCGGCTCGGACGCGGACGTCTCGATCGCGCTCCACCTGCACCTCGAGCGGGCGGGCTACGCGATCCATTGCATGCCGGGCCCGACCGAGCTCGAGGCGATCGTGCGCGCCGTGGCGCCGCACGTGCTCGTCCTGCTCCTGCCCGCGGCGCCCGACGGCAGCTGGGGCCCGGCCCTCACCACGGCGGCGAACGCCGCCAGGGTCGGAGTGCGCGTGGTGATGGTGGCGCCCTCCCGCGAGGTGGTCGAGCCGCTCGCGGCGGTCGCCGGCGCGGAGCGCGCGCTGGCGCGCGCCGAGGTGCTCTCGCGGCCGCTCGTCGTGGTGGAGCGCACCATCGGGGTGGCGCCGCCCGGCGCGCTGGGCACCGCCCCTCCGCCGCCCCGCCCCGCCCCGGCAGCGGCGGCCCTCGCCGCGCCGTCGCCGCAGAGCCTCCTCGACGCGGGCGGCCCGCTCGCCGCGCCGCGCCAGCGGACGAAGCCCGTCGATCTCATGGCGCTCATCGACGAGGAGCTCGTCGACGAGCCGCGCTCGCGCCCCCTGCCGACGCGCGTCGAGGTCACCGTGAGCCTCGTGTCCGAGCACAACTTCTACGTGGGGCCGACCCGGCGGGTGGACTCCGGCGGCGTGTTCATCGCGACCGCCCTCCCCCCCGCCGTGGGCACGCGCCTCCAGGTCCGGCTCGGCCTCGCCGACGGGCGCAAGATCGACCTCGAGGGCGAGGTCGCCTTCGTGCGCGAGAAGAGCGCGACCATCGGCCGCCAGCCCACCGGCTGCGGCGTGAAGCTCCTCGGCCTGCCGGGCTGGGCGGTGGACGCGATCGACCGGTTCGTGCTGGCGCGCCAGCCGATCGTGTACGCGCCGCAGTAG
- a CDS encoding M48 family metallopeptidase: MGAASIDLSQVRHPRERRVVILSVAANLAIVAAAVAVILLAPGWLSSHPRAAAAMARVRLVALAAVLVLPLLGFLRLARWMLIHENAVRAGPDQLPQLHEVLRRQCRTLGIAEPALYVTTLSSVGLSDAIALGRDGPRAIVLGDRLFGGLDGLEARRDVFAFVLAHELGRIVLGHASWRSELLAGYLKRIPVLRLPLVRVQTYSRDLFAARLAPEGVRGLIVSACGGEILDHVGVAAFLRDALAPPPRSLAARVAAMARKEPHVAERLRELHRHGLLAVEAKLRTGDEDPGERTQAIAPRGSPA, from the coding sequence ATGGGCGCCGCGTCCATCGACCTGTCGCAGGTTCGGCATCCGCGCGAGCGTCGCGTCGTCATCCTCTCCGTGGCGGCGAACCTCGCGATCGTCGCCGCGGCGGTGGCGGTGATCCTGCTGGCGCCCGGCTGGCTCTCCTCGCACCCGCGCGCGGCGGCGGCCATGGCCCGGGTGCGCCTCGTCGCGCTGGCCGCGGTCCTGGTGCTGCCGCTGCTCGGGTTCCTCCGCCTCGCCCGGTGGATGCTCATCCACGAGAACGCCGTCCGCGCCGGCCCCGACCAGCTGCCGCAGCTCCACGAGGTGCTCCGGCGGCAGTGCCGGACCCTGGGGATCGCCGAGCCGGCGCTGTACGTCACGACGCTGTCCTCGGTCGGCCTCTCCGACGCGATCGCGCTCGGCCGGGACGGGCCGCGCGCCATCGTGCTGGGGGACCGCCTGTTCGGCGGGCTCGACGGGCTCGAGGCGCGCCGGGACGTCTTCGCGTTCGTCCTCGCGCACGAGCTCGGCCGGATCGTGCTCGGGCACGCGAGCTGGAGGTCGGAGCTGCTGGCCGGATACCTGAAGCGCATCCCCGTCCTCCGCCTTCCGCTCGTCCGCGTCCAGACCTACTCCCGCGACCTCTTCGCGGCGCGCCTCGCGCCCGAGGGCGTCCGCGGGCTGATCGTCTCTGCGTGCGGGGGCGAGATCCTGGATCACGTGGGGGTCGCCGCGTTCCTGCGGGACGCGCTCGCGCCGCCCCCGCGGTCGCTCGCCGCGCGCGTCGCGGCCATGGCCCGCAAGGAGCCGCACGTCGCCGAGCGGCTGCGCGAGCTCCACCGCCACGGGCTGCTCGCGGTCGAAGCGAAGCTTCGGACGGGCGACGAGGATCCGGGCGAGAGGACGCAGGCGATCGCGCCCCGCGGCTCGCCGGCGTGA
- the prfB gene encoding peptide chain release factor 2 (programmed frameshift), with the protein MAGPTNERIAELAHRLEALRGSLDVDRKQRRVEEIARLSEDGAFWTDNAKAQALLKEKAQLEAVTAAYARVRRSLDDAEALAELADEARDEATRQEAAQQCEVVAKDLEALEFQKMLSGEHDRAGAIVEVKSGAGGVEAMDWAAMLYRMYTRYCERRGWSVEPADLVAGEEAGISQASFIARGEFAYGFLKAERGVHRLVRISPFDQAARRQTSFAAVDVTPEIEDDIVVDIKEADVRIDTYRSSGAGGQKVNKTDSAVRLTHLPTGIVVAVQNERSQQKNRGVAWKILRAKLYELEEKKRAEARDAVEATKKDIDFGSQIRSYVLQPYRMVKDLRTGVETGKVDDVLDGDLDGFIQPYLLGVRRTDRPVED; encoded by the exons ATGGCCGGACCCACCAACGAACGGATCGCGGAGCTCGCGCACCGCCTGGAGGCGCTCCGGGGGTCCCTT GACGTCGACCGCAAGCAGCGGCGCGTCGAGGAGATCGCCAGGCTCTCCGAGGACGGCGCGTTCTGGACGGACAACGCCAAGGCGCAGGCGCTCCTCAAGGAGAAGGCCCAGCTCGAGGCGGTGACCGCGGCCTACGCGCGCGTCCGCCGCAGCCTCGACGACGCGGAGGCGCTCGCCGAGCTCGCCGACGAGGCGCGCGACGAGGCCACCCGGCAAGAGGCCGCGCAGCAGTGCGAGGTGGTCGCGAAGGATCTCGAGGCGCTCGAGTTCCAGAAGATGCTCTCCGGCGAGCACGATCGCGCCGGCGCCATCGTCGAGGTGAAGAGCGGCGCCGGCGGCGTCGAGGCGATGGACTGGGCGGCCATGCTGTACCGCATGTACACGCGGTACTGCGAGCGCCGCGGCTGGTCGGTCGAGCCCGCGGACCTGGTGGCGGGCGAGGAGGCCGGCATCTCGCAGGCGTCGTTCATCGCCCGCGGCGAGTTCGCCTACGGCTTCCTCAAGGCCGAGCGCGGCGTGCACCGGCTGGTCCGGATCAGCCCCTTCGATCAGGCCGCGCGCCGCCAGACGAGCTTCGCGGCCGTCGACGTGACGCCCGAGATCGAGGACGACATCGTCGTCGACATCAAGGAGGCGGACGTCCGCATCGACACCTACCGCTCGTCCGGAGCGGGCGGGCAGAAGGTGAACAAGACCGACTCGGCGGTGCGCCTCACGCACCTCCCGACCGGCATCGTGGTCGCCGTGCAGAACGAGCGCTCGCAGCAGAAGAACCGCGGCGTCGCCTGGAAGATCCTGCGCGCGAAGCTCTACGAGCTCGAGGAGAAGAAGCGCGCCGAGGCGCGCGACGCCGTCGAGGCCACGAAGAAGGACATCGACTTCGGGTCCCAGATCCGCAGCTACGTGCTCCAGCCGTACCGGATGGTGAAGGACCTCCGCACCGGGGTCGAGACCGGCAAGGTGGACGACGTGCTCGACGGCGACCTGGACGGCTTCATCCAGCCGTACCTGCTCGGCGTGCGCCGGACGGACCGCCCGGTCGAGGACTGA
- the lnt gene encoding apolipoprotein N-acyltransferase, with protein sequence MKRALPYLAAAASGAAMALALPLVIPFLSIRQVDPAGWLEPVAWFALVPALLSLRGAPSARAAFLRGLVAGLAYFYAAIYWVSNAMTEFGGLSLGLSLVALSLLVLYMAAHWAAAFAVAWTIRARLGWPLHRHLPLVWVALELSRNYLFSGFPWANLGYTQVRTLPVAQLAALAGVYAIAALVVLVNAALAEAIAARREGRPLPRAALVATAAALVAAVAHGELRLRHVRARMAEAPKLTVGVVQPNVNQSVKNKARDNRDYILERLVPPTLEADRRGADLVAWPESSYPMYLSPGVRSLAAPGYGLPELSRAHLLMGAATIERLQGEDGRRSSRVGNVNLLLTPSLDVLGAYQKHHLVPFGEYVPLQEWLPFLRQVVPSFAPSAPGSALAVLAFPEPQGARREPPGPAGGRSAGGALGLVAPARAAEPPARESVRLAPMICFDAIFPEINVAFARQPLEPELLVNSTNDAWYGYSSGPYQFLAIVRMRAIEAGKAVVRPAYAGVSAVLLPTGELAPGALEIGPVDLDRAPDPDEPARLLLAEVPRLRGRTPYTTVGDLFAYASALFTAVALAAALRAGRRRAART encoded by the coding sequence ATGAAGCGCGCCCTCCCGTACCTCGCCGCGGCGGCCTCCGGCGCCGCGATGGCGCTCGCGCTGCCGCTCGTCATCCCGTTCCTGTCCATCCGGCAGGTGGATCCCGCCGGCTGGCTCGAGCCGGTGGCCTGGTTCGCCCTCGTCCCGGCGCTGCTCTCGCTCCGCGGCGCCCCCTCCGCGCGGGCCGCCTTCCTGCGCGGCCTCGTCGCCGGGCTCGCCTACTTCTACGCCGCCATCTACTGGGTCTCGAACGCGATGACCGAGTTCGGGGGGCTCTCCCTCGGGCTCTCGCTCGTCGCGCTCTCGCTGCTCGTGCTCTACATGGCGGCCCACTGGGCGGCGGCGTTCGCGGTGGCGTGGACCATCCGCGCGCGGCTGGGCTGGCCGCTGCACCGCCACCTCCCGCTCGTCTGGGTCGCCCTCGAGCTCTCGCGGAACTACCTCTTCTCCGGCTTCCCCTGGGCGAACCTCGGCTACACCCAGGTGCGCACGCTGCCCGTCGCGCAGCTCGCGGCGCTCGCCGGCGTCTACGCCATCGCCGCGCTCGTGGTGCTCGTGAACGCGGCGCTCGCCGAGGCCATCGCCGCCCGGCGGGAGGGCCGGCCCCTGCCGCGCGCGGCGCTCGTCGCCACCGCGGCCGCGCTCGTCGCCGCGGTGGCCCACGGCGAGCTTCGGCTCCGGCACGTGCGGGCGCGGATGGCCGAGGCGCCGAAGCTCACCGTCGGCGTGGTCCAGCCGAACGTGAACCAGTCGGTGAAGAACAAGGCGCGCGACAACCGGGACTACATCCTCGAGCGGCTCGTGCCGCCCACCCTCGAGGCCGACCGGCGCGGCGCGGACCTCGTCGCCTGGCCGGAGTCGTCCTACCCGATGTACCTCTCGCCGGGCGTCCGCTCGCTGGCGGCGCCCGGGTACGGCCTGCCGGAGCTCTCCCGCGCGCACCTGCTCATGGGCGCGGCCACCATCGAGCGGCTGCAGGGGGAGGACGGCCGGCGGAGCTCGCGGGTCGGCAACGTGAACCTGCTCCTCACGCCCTCCCTCGACGTCCTCGGCGCCTACCAGAAGCACCACCTCGTGCCGTTCGGCGAGTACGTGCCGCTGCAGGAGTGGCTGCCGTTCCTGAGGCAGGTGGTGCCGAGCTTCGCGCCCTCGGCGCCGGGCTCCGCGCTCGCCGTGCTCGCGTTCCCGGAGCCGCAGGGCGCCCGGCGGGAGCCGCCCGGTCCCGCGGGCGGCCGCAGCGCCGGCGGCGCGCTCGGGCTCGTCGCCCCGGCGCGCGCGGCGGAGCCGCCGGCCCGGGAGTCCGTGCGGCTCGCGCCGATGATCTGCTTCGACGCCATCTTCCCCGAGATCAACGTCGCCTTCGCGCGCCAGCCGCTCGAGCCCGAGCTGCTCGTGAACTCCACGAACGACGCCTGGTACGGCTACTCGTCGGGGCCCTATCAGTTCCTGGCCATCGTCCGGATGCGCGCGATCGAGGCGGGCAAGGCGGTGGTGCGGCCCGCCTACGCCGGGGTGTCGGCCGTGCTGCTCCCGACCGGCGAGCTCGCGCCCGGCGCCCTCGAGATCGGCCCGGTGGATCTCGATCGCGCCCCCGATCCCGACGAGCCGGCGAGGCTGCTGCTCGCCGAGGTCCCGCGCTTGCGCGGGCGCACCCCCTACACTACAGTCGGCGACCTCTTCGCCTACGCGAGCGCGCTCTTCACCGCCGTGGCGCTCGCGGCGGCGCTCCGCGCCGGCCGCCGCCGCGCCGCGCGGACGTAG
- a CDS encoding ribbon-helix-helix protein, CopG family — MIEAGDFRVSRPSQALERLEAALAQARIVTVRMPSDLAEAVGATASRLGRPVGHLVREAVAYYLAAAAAYGAAQAEPAEDAPAADARRR; from the coding sequence ATGATCGAGGCGGGGGACTTCCGCGTCTCCCGCCCCAGCCAGGCGCTCGAGCGGCTGGAGGCGGCGCTCGCGCAGGCGCGCATCGTCACCGTCCGGATGCCCTCCGACCTCGCCGAGGCGGTCGGCGCCACCGCGAGCCGGCTCGGCCGCCCGGTCGGTCACCTCGTGCGCGAGGCGGTCGCGTACTACCTCGCCGCCGCGGCCGCCTACGGCGCGGCACAGGCGGAGCCGGCCGAGGACGCACCGGCCGCCGACGCCCGGAGACGTTAG
- the ybeY gene encoding rRNA maturation RNase YbeY yields MTVRLSSEHPRGRSAARRLRTRAAAYLAALGRADAEISILLVGDRRIRALNREWRGKDAATDVLSFPLSEPPGSGPLLGDVVISLDTAARRARQERRAVGAELDRYLAHGLLHLLGYDHERPADARRMARKEAELARAEGLVGAALREGGPARAAETETSWTRSPTSTSTRSPSGSTARGTRARSSRAGSGR; encoded by the coding sequence GTGACGGTCCGTCTCTCCTCGGAGCACCCCCGCGGGCGCAGCGCCGCCCGGCGCCTGCGGACCCGGGCCGCCGCTTACCTCGCCGCGCTGGGACGCGCCGACGCGGAGATCTCCATCCTGCTCGTCGGCGATCGCCGCATCCGCGCCCTGAATCGCGAGTGGCGCGGCAAGGACGCGGCCACGGACGTCCTGTCGTTCCCGCTCTCCGAGCCGCCGGGGAGTGGGCCGCTCCTGGGCGACGTGGTAATCTCGCTCGACACCGCCGCTCGCAGGGCGCGCCAGGAGCGGCGGGCGGTCGGCGCGGAGCTCGACCGGTACCTCGCGCACGGGCTCCTGCACCTGCTCGGCTACGACCACGAGCGGCCCGCGGACGCCAGGCGGATGGCGCGCAAGGAGGCGGAGCTCGCGCGGGCCGAGGGGCTCGTCGGCGCGGCGCTCCGGGAGGGCGGGCCCGCGCGCGCCGCGGAGACCGAGACGTCATGGACCCGTTCGCCGACATCGACCTCGACTCGGAGTCCGTCTGGCTCGACGGCGCGTGGTACACGCGCGAGGAGCTCGCGCGCCGGATCAGGGAGATGA
- a CDS encoding HD family phosphohydrolase, giving the protein MRLALVVAISAVAGMLLAPFAAHRLPGPDALGLPAPATIKADRDYDIVDAEATARRRAEASFAERPVYDHDSGAADEAVARVHAAFELMRGEEEALREAAPAGPRDGRELERRYAVQRDAFVARLQVLVEDGALSALAQARFSEAIERDLAALALKGLEGLVVEDAKLLPAGRDPAFALRTFRDGRLKGERTLADLSFVRTVERARDEVARTATARLERYPAAVRAAIQRLAVAMVRPTLVHNQAETERRKADAAARVKPVVIPVKRGEKIIGDGERLETRHLVVLDGIRAQRRGEDIAHVRLGGGALVGLVVLLLWGYARRNFPRFRPARRDAILMAALLLGTLALGFVGFTVADALHERFTGLPPPSLQYLVPFAAGAMIVRQVLAAETALLFSLAAGLSAGLLAGQSMSFAVYATLTSLAAAGLVPGSRDRAGLFRAGLAVGLVGAAVTVAIGLHGGKGAAEISVAAGAALAGGALLLPVAVVGILPAVEGLFGYVTDVKLLELANLNHPALKELIVQAPGTYHHAILMGSMVEAAAQAIGANPLLAKVCAYYHDLGKIRNPAFFAENQRGENRHDTLAPSMSALIIKRHVTDGLELARQWRLPKVVADAIPQHQGTRLVGYFWARAQKQAAEGRGAPPDEALFRYAGPKPQSRETALVMIADSCEASSRALADPTEEALRALVSRRVNEIFSEGQLDECELTLRDLNAIAGAMVSALEAIYHTRPAYPPRPGEEPPPAPSIQLLAKP; this is encoded by the coding sequence ATGAGGCTCGCGCTCGTCGTGGCGATCTCGGCCGTCGCGGGGATGCTGCTCGCGCCGTTCGCGGCGCACCGGCTCCCGGGCCCCGACGCGCTGGGCCTCCCCGCGCCGGCGACCATCAAGGCCGATCGCGACTACGACATCGTCGACGCGGAGGCGACCGCGCGCCGCCGCGCCGAGGCCTCCTTCGCCGAGCGGCCGGTCTACGACCACGACTCGGGCGCCGCCGACGAGGCCGTGGCGCGCGTCCACGCGGCGTTCGAGCTCATGCGCGGCGAGGAGGAGGCCCTGCGGGAGGCCGCCCCTGCCGGTCCACGCGACGGCCGCGAGCTCGAGCGGCGCTACGCCGTGCAGCGCGACGCGTTCGTGGCGCGGCTCCAGGTGCTCGTCGAGGACGGGGCCCTCTCCGCGCTCGCGCAGGCCCGCTTCTCCGAGGCCATCGAGCGCGATCTCGCGGCGCTCGCGCTCAAGGGGCTCGAGGGGCTGGTGGTCGAGGACGCGAAGCTCCTCCCCGCCGGCCGCGATCCGGCGTTCGCCCTGCGGACGTTCCGCGACGGGCGGCTGAAGGGCGAGCGGACCCTCGCCGATCTCTCGTTCGTCAGGACCGTGGAGCGGGCGCGCGACGAGGTCGCCCGGACCGCGACGGCCAGGCTCGAGCGGTACCCGGCGGCCGTGCGCGCGGCGATCCAGCGGCTCGCCGTGGCGATGGTGCGGCCCACGCTCGTGCACAACCAGGCCGAGACCGAGCGGCGGAAGGCGGACGCCGCCGCGCGGGTGAAGCCGGTGGTGATCCCCGTGAAGCGCGGCGAGAAGATCATCGGCGACGGCGAGCGGCTCGAGACCCGGCACCTCGTCGTGCTGGACGGGATCCGCGCCCAGCGCCGCGGCGAGGACATCGCGCACGTCCGCCTGGGCGGCGGGGCGCTGGTGGGGCTCGTCGTGCTGCTGCTCTGGGGGTACGCGCGTCGCAACTTCCCCCGGTTCCGGCCCGCACGCCGCGACGCGATCCTGATGGCGGCGCTGCTCCTCGGGACGCTCGCGCTCGGGTTCGTCGGCTTCACCGTCGCCGACGCGCTGCACGAGCGGTTCACCGGCCTGCCGCCCCCGTCGCTGCAGTACCTCGTGCCCTTCGCGGCCGGCGCGATGATCGTCCGGCAGGTGCTCGCGGCCGAGACGGCGCTGCTCTTCTCCCTCGCGGCGGGCCTCTCCGCGGGGCTGCTCGCCGGGCAGTCGATGTCCTTCGCGGTCTACGCGACGCTCACCTCCCTCGCGGCCGCCGGGCTCGTGCCGGGGAGCCGCGATCGCGCGGGCCTCTTCCGCGCCGGGCTGGCGGTCGGGCTGGTCGGGGCGGCGGTGACCGTCGCCATCGGGCTGCACGGCGGGAAGGGCGCGGCCGAGATCTCCGTCGCCGCCGGCGCCGCGCTCGCGGGCGGCGCGCTGCTCCTCCCCGTCGCGGTGGTGGGGATCCTGCCCGCGGTCGAGGGCCTCTTCGGCTACGTCACCGACGTGAAGCTCCTCGAGCTCGCGAACCTGAACCACCCCGCGCTCAAGGAGCTCATCGTCCAGGCGCCCGGGACCTACCACCACGCGATCCTGATGGGATCGATGGTCGAGGCGGCCGCGCAGGCGATCGGCGCGAACCCGCTGCTCGCGAAGGTCTGCGCCTACTACCACGACCTCGGGAAGATCCGGAACCCGGCCTTCTTCGCCGAGAACCAGCGCGGCGAGAACCGCCACGACACGCTCGCCCCCTCGATGAGCGCGCTCATCATCAAGCGGCACGTCACCGACGGCCTCGAGCTCGCGCGGCAGTGGAGGCTCCCGAAGGTCGTCGCCGACGCCATCCCGCAGCACCAGGGCACCCGGCTCGTCGGCTACTTCTGGGCCCGCGCCCAGAAGCAGGCGGCGGAGGGGAGGGGGGCGCCGCCGGACGAGGCGCTGTTCCGCTACGCCGGACCGAAGCCGCAGTCCCGCGAGACGGCCCTCGTGATGATCGCCGACTCCTGCGAGGCGTCGTCGCGCGCCCTCGCCGACCCGACCGAGGAGGCCCTCCGCGCCCTCGTCTCGCGGCGGGTGAACGAGATCTTCAGCGAGGGCCAGCTCGACGAGTGCGAGCTCACGTTGCGCGATCTGAACGCCATCGCGGGGGCGATGGTGAGCGCGCTCGAGGCCATCTACCACACGCGCCCGGCCTACCCGCCGCGCCCCGGGGAGGAGCCCCCGCCGGCGCCGTCCATCCAGCTCCTGGCGAAGCCGTGA
- a CDS encoding PhoH family protein has protein sequence MGQSAAEPLKTARLDFPDNDKVRALCGAHNEHLKLIERRLGVQLGLRGGQLVVAAPEEARVAVAEGLVRELYELVEDGYPLYLEDVDQATKLAGQGVPLKEIFGETVFVSSRHRIITPKGLAQKRYIQAIRDNDIVFGIGPAGTGKTYLAMAMAVSFLVERKVKRIVLTRPAVEAGEKLGFLPGDIAEKVNPYLRPLHDALFDMVDYEKATAFMERGTVEVAPLAFMRGRTLNDAFIILDEAQNTTEEQMKMFLTRLGYGSKAVVTGDVTQVDLPSGRGSGLIEVQKVLRGVEGVGFCQFSEVDVVRHPLVQEVVRAYDVYEAERRARADAAKAERERTAVQATSSQDAERPSGGE, from the coding sequence TTGGGCCAGAGCGCAGCGGAACCGCTGAAGACGGCGAGGCTCGATTTTCCCGACAACGACAAGGTCCGCGCGCTCTGCGGAGCGCACAACGAGCACCTGAAGCTCATCGAGCGCCGCCTGGGCGTGCAGCTCGGCCTCCGCGGCGGCCAGCTCGTGGTGGCCGCGCCTGAGGAGGCGCGCGTGGCGGTGGCGGAGGGGCTCGTGCGGGAGCTGTACGAGCTCGTCGAGGACGGCTACCCGCTCTACCTCGAGGACGTCGACCAGGCGACGAAGCTCGCCGGCCAGGGCGTGCCGCTCAAGGAGATCTTCGGCGAGACGGTCTTCGTCTCCTCGCGCCACCGGATCATCACGCCCAAGGGGCTCGCGCAGAAGCGCTACATCCAGGCGATCCGCGACAACGACATCGTGTTCGGCATCGGCCCGGCCGGCACGGGCAAGACGTACCTCGCCATGGCGATGGCGGTGTCGTTCCTCGTCGAGCGCAAGGTGAAGCGGATCGTGCTCACCCGGCCCGCGGTCGAGGCGGGGGAGAAGCTCGGGTTCCTCCCCGGCGACATCGCCGAGAAGGTGAACCCCTACCTCCGCCCGCTGCACGACGCGCTGTTCGACATGGTGGACTACGAGAAGGCGACCGCGTTCATGGAGCGCGGGACCGTGGAGGTCGCGCCGCTCGCCTTCATGCGGGGTCGCACCCTGAACGACGCGTTCATCATCCTCGACGAGGCCCAGAACACGACCGAGGAGCAGATGAAGATGTTCCTCACGCGCCTCGGCTACGGCTCGAAGGCCGTCGTCACCGGCGACGTCACGCAGGTCGACCTGCCCTCCGGCCGCGGCTCCGGGCTCATCGAGGTGCAGAAGGTGCTGCGCGGCGTGGAGGGGGTCGGCTTCTGCCAGTTCAGCGAGGTGGACGTGGTCCGCCACCCGCTCGTGCAGGAGGTCGTCCGCGCCTACGACGTGTACGAGGCGGAGCGCCGGGCGCGGGCCGACGCCGCGAAGGCCGAGCGCGAGCGGACGGCCGTGCAGGCCACCTCTTCCCAGGACGCGGAGCGACCGAGCGGGGGCGAGTAG